A portion of the Deltaproteobacteria bacterium genome contains these proteins:
- a CDS encoding aldehyde ferredoxin oxidoreductase family protein translates to MTIPKGGCFGKVLEIDLSKQTYKPREVPDEIYQKAIGGNGLGAYFATTEYKAHKDPLAEDAFMFIGPGPLNGTYCVSTRCSIAHMSPYTGLISHAETGAHLGNEIKWAGWDGIYIKGRSKKPVWLSIVDDRVEFKDAAKLWGKTTEESHEMIMKEMKDPYARTAVIGPAGENQVPFSCVIVERFRAAARSGTGMLMGNKKLKGLAVRGTKAVPVVDNAKFMDMANYAKKLAVEKEAWQGIKRWGTAGLLEQNNFFTGSLITKNFQTTWYPDIVKIGGEEAGRKFWKRHVACNHCPIHCLKLGVIRDGKYKGLIAEGPEYESGGLLGSNLGMTDLNTELAMIEACDAYGIDNISTGGVLGFTTELVEKGILKPADLDGLKPKWGDGETYMELIRKISLKEGKAGKLLAKGVKKMAGEIGKGAEFYAANVKGKELAAHDPRGDKARAYSYCLGSCGGDHHEGASTRALVIFAMLNSLSLCSFASGLLWGGENAKITVGMLNPLCGWNMTEDDYWTTGKRILTMERVFNVREGISRKDDSLPKRFMTEKLPAGPKKGNVFTSEDTKKMQDEFYSFVGWDEKGVPTEATLKNLRLEYLIDDVAAARKEYKL, encoded by the coding sequence GGCATATTTCGCGACCACCGAGTATAAGGCCCATAAAGACCCGCTGGCCGAGGATGCTTTCATGTTTATCGGTCCGGGACCGCTCAACGGGACCTACTGCGTTTCCACCCGGTGCAGCATTGCCCATATGAGCCCCTATACAGGACTCATCTCCCATGCGGAGACAGGCGCCCATTTAGGCAACGAGATTAAATGGGCGGGCTGGGACGGCATCTACATCAAGGGAAGATCGAAGAAGCCCGTGTGGCTCTCCATCGTGGACGACAGGGTGGAGTTCAAGGATGCCGCGAAGTTATGGGGCAAGACGACAGAAGAAAGTCATGAAATGATCATGAAGGAGATGAAGGACCCTTACGCGAGGACCGCCGTAATTGGCCCCGCGGGCGAGAACCAGGTTCCCTTCTCCTGCGTCATTGTGGAGCGATTCCGCGCCGCCGCGAGAAGCGGTACCGGCATGCTGATGGGGAACAAGAAGCTGAAAGGCCTTGCCGTCAGGGGCACCAAAGCCGTGCCGGTGGTTGACAATGCGAAGTTCATGGATATGGCCAATTACGCCAAGAAACTTGCCGTGGAAAAAGAAGCCTGGCAGGGCATCAAGCGATGGGGAACGGCGGGTCTCCTTGAGCAGAATAACTTCTTCACCGGGTCCCTCATCACAAAGAACTTCCAGACGACCTGGTATCCCGATATTGTAAAGATCGGCGGAGAAGAAGCGGGCAGGAAATTCTGGAAGCGGCACGTGGCCTGCAACCACTGCCCCATCCACTGCCTGAAGCTGGGCGTTATCCGTGACGGAAAATACAAGGGACTGATCGCCGAAGGCCCGGAATACGAGTCCGGCGGACTTTTGGGAAGCAACCTCGGCATGACGGATCTCAATACGGAACTCGCCATGATCGAGGCCTGCGACGCCTACGGGATCGATAACATCTCTACAGGGGGCGTCCTCGGATTCACGACGGAGCTTGTAGAGAAAGGCATACTGAAGCCTGCGGACCTCGACGGCCTGAAACCCAAGTGGGGCGATGGGGAAACCTACATGGAACTCATCCGGAAAATTTCTCTTAAGGAAGGCAAAGCGGGCAAACTCCTTGCCAAAGGCGTCAAGAAGATGGCTGGCGAGATCGGTAAAGGGGCCGAATTCTATGCCGCCAACGTGAAGGGCAAGGAACTTGCGGCCCATGACCCTCGGGGCGACAAGGCCAGGGCCTACAGCTACTGCCTGGGATCCTGCGGAGGGGACCATCATGAGGGCGCCTCTACAAGAGCTCTTGTCATCTTTGCGATGCTGAATTCCCTTTCTCTCTGTTCCTTCGCCAGCGGCCTTCTCTGGGGTGGCGAAAACGCGAAGATCACCGTCGGCATGCTGAATCCCCTCTGCGGATGGAACATGACGGAGGATGATTACTGGACGACCGGGAAGCGCATCCTCACCATGGAGCGGGTCTTCAACGTGAGGGAAGGCATCAGCCGTAAGGATGACAGCCTGCCGAAGCGTTTCATGACGGAAAAGCTTCCTGCCGGTCCCAAGAAAGGGAACGTGTTTACTTCCGAAGATACCAAGAAGATGCAGGATGAATTTTACAGTTTTGTCGGCTGGGACGAGAAAGGAGTCCCGACTGAGGCGACACTGAAGAATCTCCGTCTTGAATATCTCATTGATGATGTCGCAGCGGCCAGAAAAGAATACAAATTATAG